In Zalophus californianus isolate mZalCal1 chromosome 17, mZalCal1.pri.v2, whole genome shotgun sequence, one DNA window encodes the following:
- the ZNF423 gene encoding zinc finger protein 423 isoform X2, whose amino-acid sequence MSRRKQAKPRSVKDGDDDPQLSWVASSPSSKDVASPTQMIGDGCDLGLGEEEGGTGLPYPCQFCDKSFIRLSYLKRHEQIHSDKLPFKCTYCSRLFKHKRSRDRHIKLHTGDKKYHCHECEAAFSRSDHLKIHLKTHSSSKPFKCTVCKRGFSSTSSLQSHMQAHKKNKEHLAKSEKEAKKDDFMCDYCEDTFSQTEELEKHVLTRHPQLSEKADLQCIHCPEVFVDENALLTHIHQAHANQKHKCPMCPEQFSSVEGVYCHLDSHRQPDSSNHSASPDPVLGSVASMSSATPDSSASVERGSTPDSTLKPLRGQKKMRDEGQGWSKVVYSCPYCSKRDFNSLAVLEIHLKTIHADKPQQSHTCQICLDSVPTLYNLNEHVRKLHKSHAYPVMQFGNLSAFHCNYCPDVFADINSLQEHIRASHCGPDVGPPDGSNAFFCNQCSMGFLTDASLTEHIQQAHCGVGSAKLESPVVQPTQSFMEVYSCPYCTNSPIFGSILKLTKHIKENHKNIPLAHSKKSKAEQSPVSSDVEVASPKRQRLSASANSISNGEYPCNQCDLKFSNFESFQTHLKLHLELLLRKQACPQCKEDFDSQESLLQHLTVHYMTTSTHYVCESCDKQFSSVDDLQKHLLDMHTFVLYHCTLCQEVFDSKVSIQVHLAVKHSNEKKMYRCTACNWDFRKEADLQVHVKHSHLGNPAKAHKCIFCGETFSTEVELQCHITTHSKKYNCKFCSKAFHAIILLEKHLREKHCVFDAAPENGTANGVPPAAAKKAEPADLQGMLLKNPEAPNSHEASEDDVDASEPMYGCDICGAAYTMEVLLQNHRLRDHNIRPGEDDGSRKKAEFIKGSHKCNVCSRTFFSENGLREHLQTHRGPAKHYMCPICGERFPSLLTLTEHKVTHSKSLDTGTCRICKMPLQSEEEFIEHCQMHPDLRNSLTGFRCVVCMQTVTSTLELKIHGTFHMQKLAGSSAASSPNGQGLQKLYKCALCLKEFRSKQDLVKLDVNGLPYGLCAGCMARSANGQVGGLAPPEPADRPCTGLRCPECSVKFESAEDLESHVQVDHRDLTPETSGPRKGAQTSPVPRKKTYQCIKCQMTFENEREIQIHVANHMIEEGINHECKLCNQMFDSPAKLLCHLIEHSFEGMGGTFKCPVCFTVFVQANKLQQHIFAVHGQEDKIYDCSQCPQKFFFQTELQNHTMSQHAQ is encoded by the exons ATGGTGACGACGACCCGCAACTCTCCTGGGTCGCCTCGTCTCCCTCCAGCAAGGATGTTGCGTCACCCACGCAGATGATCGGAGATGGGTGTGACCTCGGCTTGGGCGAGGAAGAAGGGGGCACGGGCCTGCCGTACCCTTGCCAGTTCTGCGACAAGTCCTTCATCCGCCTGAGCTACTTGAAGAGGCACGAGCAGATCCACAGCGACAAGCTGCCGTTCAAGTGCACCTACTGCAGCCGCCTCTTCAAGCACAAGAGGAGTCGTGACCGGCACATCAAGCTGCACACGGGCGACAAGAAGTACCACTGTCACGAGTGCGAGGCCGCCTTCTCCCGCAGCGACCACCTCAAGATCCACCTGAAGACCCACAGCTCCAGCAAGCCCTTCAAGTGCACCGTCTGCAAGCGCGGCTTCTCCTCCACCAGCTCGCTGCAGAGCCACATGCAGGCGCACAAGAAGAACAAGGAGCACCTAGCCAAGTCAGAGAAGGAGGCCAAGAAGGACGACTTCATGTGTGACTACTGCGAGGACACCTTCAGCCAGAcagaggagctggagaagcaCGTGCTCACCCGCCACCCCCAGCTCTCCGAGAAGGCCGACCTGCAGTGCATCCACTGCCCCGAGGTCTTCGTGGACGAGAACGCGCTGCTCACCCACATCCACCAAGCCCACGCCAACCAGAAACACAAGTGCCCCATGTGCCCCGAGCAGTTCTCCTCGGTGGAGGGCGTCTACTGCCACCTGGACAGCCACCGGCAGCCCGACTCCAGCAACCACAGCGCCAGCCCTGACCCCGTGCTGGGCAGCGTGGCCTCCATGAGCAGCGCCACGCCGGACTCCAGCGCGTCCGTGGAGCGCGGCTCCACCCCGGACTCCACCTTGAAGCCGCTGCGGGGCCAGAAGAAGATGCGGGACGAGGGCCAGGGCTGGTCCAAGGTGGTCTACAGCTGCCCCTATTGCTCCAAGCGGGACTTTAACAGCCTGGCCGTGCTGGAGATCCACCTGAAGACCATCCACGCCGACAAGCCCCAGCAGAGCCACACGTGTCAGATCTGCCTGGACTCCGTGCCCACGCTGTACAACCTCAACGAGCACGTCCGCAAGCTGCACAAGAGCCACGCCTACCCGGTGATGCAGTTCGGCAACCTCTCGGCCTTCCACTGCAACTACTGTCCCGACGTGTTTGCCGACATCAACAGCCTGCAGGAGCACATCCGCGCCTCCCACTGCGGCCCCGACGTCGGCCCGCCCGACGGCAGTAACGCCTTCTTCTGCAACCAGTGCTCCATGGGTTTCCTGACCGACGCTTCCCTCACCGAGCACATCCAGCAGGCCCACTGCGGCGTGGGCAGCGCCAAGCTGGAGTCCCCGGTTGTGCAGCCCACTCAATCCTTCATGGAGGTCTACTCCTGCCCCTACTGCACCAACTCGCCCATCTTCGGCTCCATCCTGAAGCTCACCAAGCACATCAAGGAGAACCACAAGAACATTCCGCTCGCCCACAGCAAGAAGTCCAAGGCGGAGCAGAGCCCGGTCTCGTCCGACGTGGAGGTGGCCTCCCCCAAGCGGCAGCGGCTCTCGGCCAGCGCCAACTCCATCTCCAATGGCGAGTATCCCTGTAATCAGTGCGACCTCAAGTTCTCCAACTTCGAGAGCTTCCAGACCCACCTGAAGCTGCACCTGGAGCTGTTGCTGCGGAAGCAGGCGTGCCCCCAGTGCAAAGAGGACTTCGACTCCCAGGAGTCCCTCCTGCAGCACCTGACGGTGCACTACATGACCACGTCGACCCACTACGTGTGTGAGAGCTGCGACAAGCAGTTCTCCTCGGTGGACGACCTGCAGAAGCACCTGCTGGACATGCACACCTTCGTGCTGTACCACTGCACCCTGTGTCAGGAGGTCTTCGACTCCAAGGTGTCCATCCAGGTGCACCTGGCCGTGAAGCACAGCAACGAGAAGAAGATGTACCGCTGCACGGCCTGCAACTGGGACTTCCGCAAGGAGGCCGACCTGCAGGTGCATGTCAAACACAGCCACCTGGGCAACCCGGCCAAGGCGCACAAGTGCATCTTCTGCGGGGAGACCTTCAGCACCGAGGTGGAGCTGCAGTGCCACATCACCACGCACAGCAAGAAGTACAACTGCAAGTTCTGTAGCAAGGCCTTCCACGCCATCATCCTGCTGGAGAAGCACCTGCGGGAGAAGCACTGCGTGTTCGACGCCGCCCCTGAGAACGGCACGGCCAACGGAgtgccccccgccgccgccaagAAGGCGGAGCCCGCCGACCTGCAGGGCATGCTGCTCAAGAACCCCGAGGCGCCCAACAGCCACGAGGCCAGCGAGGATGACGTGGACGCGTCGGAGCCCATGTACGGCTGCGACATCTGCGGGGCGGCCTACACCATGGAGGTGCTGCTGCAAAACCACCGGCTGCGGGACCACAACATCCGGCCGGGGGAGGACGACGGCTCGCGCAAGAAGGCCGAGTTCATCAAGGGCAGCCACAAGTGCAACGTGTGCTCGCGGACTTTCTTCTCGGAGAACGGGCTCCGGGAGCACCTGCAGACGCACCGGGGCCCCGCCAAGCACTACATGTGCCCCATCTGTGGCGAGCGCTTCCCCTCCCTGCTGACGCTCACCGAGCACAAGGTGACCCACAGCAAGAGCCTGGACACCGGCACCTGCCGTATCTGCAAGATGCCCCTGCAGAGCGAGGAGGAGTTCATCGAGCACTGTCAGATGCACCCCGACCTGCGCAACTCGCTCACGGGCTTCCGCTGCGTGGTGTGCATGCAGACGGTCACCTCCACGCTCGAGCTCAAGATCCATGGCACCTTCCACATGCAGAAGCTGGCGGGCAGCTCGGCCGCATCCTCCCCCAACGGCCAGGGGCTGCAGAAGCTCTACAAGTGTGCCCTGTGCCTCAAGGAGTTCCGCAGCAAGCAGGACCTGGTGAAGCTCGACGTCAACGGGCTCCCCTACggcctctgtgctgggtgcaTGGCCCGCAGCGCCAACGGACAGGTGGGTGGCCTGGCCCCGCCCGAGCCCGCCGACCGGCCCTGCACCGGCCTCCGCTGTCCCGAGTGCAGCGTCAAATTCGAGAGTGCCGAGGACCTGGAGAGCCACGTGCAGGTGGACCACCGTGACCTCACGCCGGAGACCAGTGGGCCCCGGAAAGGCGCCCAGACGTCGCCAGTGCCCCGG aaaaagacatacCAGTGCATCAAGTGCCAGATGACCtttgagaacgagagagagatCCAAATCCATGTTGCCAACCACATGATTG
- the ZNF423 gene encoding zinc finger protein 423 isoform X3 — MIGDGCDLGLGEEEGGTGLPYPCQFCDKSFIRLSYLKRHEQIHSDKLPFKCTYCSRLFKHKRSRDRHIKLHTGDKKYHCHECEAAFSRSDHLKIHLKTHSSSKPFKCTVCKRGFSSTSSLQSHMQAHKKNKEHLAKSEKEAKKDDFMCDYCEDTFSQTEELEKHVLTRHPQLSEKADLQCIHCPEVFVDENALLTHIHQAHANQKHKCPMCPEQFSSVEGVYCHLDSHRQPDSSNHSASPDPVLGSVASMSSATPDSSASVERGSTPDSTLKPLRGQKKMRDEGQGWSKVVYSCPYCSKRDFNSLAVLEIHLKTIHADKPQQSHTCQICLDSVPTLYNLNEHVRKLHKSHAYPVMQFGNLSAFHCNYCPDVFADINSLQEHIRASHCGPDVGPPDGSNAFFCNQCSMGFLTDASLTEHIQQAHCGVGSAKLESPVVQPTQSFMEVYSCPYCTNSPIFGSILKLTKHIKENHKNIPLAHSKKSKAEQSPVSSDVEVASPKRQRLSASANSISNGEYPCNQCDLKFSNFESFQTHLKLHLELLLRKQACPQCKEDFDSQESLLQHLTVHYMTTSTHYVCESCDKQFSSVDDLQKHLLDMHTFVLYHCTLCQEVFDSKVSIQVHLAVKHSNEKKMYRCTACNWDFRKEADLQVHVKHSHLGNPAKAHKCIFCGETFSTEVELQCHITTHSKKYNCKFCSKAFHAIILLEKHLREKHCVFDAAPENGTANGVPPAAAKKAEPADLQGMLLKNPEAPNSHEASEDDVDASEPMYGCDICGAAYTMEVLLQNHRLRDHNIRPGEDDGSRKKAEFIKGSHKCNVCSRTFFSENGLREHLQTHRGPAKHYMCPICGERFPSLLTLTEHKVTHSKSLDTGTCRICKMPLQSEEEFIEHCQMHPDLRNSLTGFRCVVCMQTVTSTLELKIHGTFHMQKLAGSSAASSPNGQGLQKLYKCALCLKEFRSKQDLVKLDVNGLPYGLCAGCMARSANGQVGGLAPPEPADRPCTGLRCPECSVKFESAEDLESHVQVDHRDLTPETSGPRKGAQTSPVPRKKTYQCIKCQMTFENEREIQIHVANHMIEEGINHECKLCNQMFDSPAKLLCHLIEHSFEGMGGTFKCPVCFTVFVQANKLQQHIFAVHGQEDKIYDCSQCPQKFFFQTELQNHTMSQHAQ, encoded by the exons ATGATCGGAGATGGGTGTGACCTCGGCTTGGGCGAGGAAGAAGGGGGCACGGGCCTGCCGTACCCTTGCCAGTTCTGCGACAAGTCCTTCATCCGCCTGAGCTACTTGAAGAGGCACGAGCAGATCCACAGCGACAAGCTGCCGTTCAAGTGCACCTACTGCAGCCGCCTCTTCAAGCACAAGAGGAGTCGTGACCGGCACATCAAGCTGCACACGGGCGACAAGAAGTACCACTGTCACGAGTGCGAGGCCGCCTTCTCCCGCAGCGACCACCTCAAGATCCACCTGAAGACCCACAGCTCCAGCAAGCCCTTCAAGTGCACCGTCTGCAAGCGCGGCTTCTCCTCCACCAGCTCGCTGCAGAGCCACATGCAGGCGCACAAGAAGAACAAGGAGCACCTAGCCAAGTCAGAGAAGGAGGCCAAGAAGGACGACTTCATGTGTGACTACTGCGAGGACACCTTCAGCCAGAcagaggagctggagaagcaCGTGCTCACCCGCCACCCCCAGCTCTCCGAGAAGGCCGACCTGCAGTGCATCCACTGCCCCGAGGTCTTCGTGGACGAGAACGCGCTGCTCACCCACATCCACCAAGCCCACGCCAACCAGAAACACAAGTGCCCCATGTGCCCCGAGCAGTTCTCCTCGGTGGAGGGCGTCTACTGCCACCTGGACAGCCACCGGCAGCCCGACTCCAGCAACCACAGCGCCAGCCCTGACCCCGTGCTGGGCAGCGTGGCCTCCATGAGCAGCGCCACGCCGGACTCCAGCGCGTCCGTGGAGCGCGGCTCCACCCCGGACTCCACCTTGAAGCCGCTGCGGGGCCAGAAGAAGATGCGGGACGAGGGCCAGGGCTGGTCCAAGGTGGTCTACAGCTGCCCCTATTGCTCCAAGCGGGACTTTAACAGCCTGGCCGTGCTGGAGATCCACCTGAAGACCATCCACGCCGACAAGCCCCAGCAGAGCCACACGTGTCAGATCTGCCTGGACTCCGTGCCCACGCTGTACAACCTCAACGAGCACGTCCGCAAGCTGCACAAGAGCCACGCCTACCCGGTGATGCAGTTCGGCAACCTCTCGGCCTTCCACTGCAACTACTGTCCCGACGTGTTTGCCGACATCAACAGCCTGCAGGAGCACATCCGCGCCTCCCACTGCGGCCCCGACGTCGGCCCGCCCGACGGCAGTAACGCCTTCTTCTGCAACCAGTGCTCCATGGGTTTCCTGACCGACGCTTCCCTCACCGAGCACATCCAGCAGGCCCACTGCGGCGTGGGCAGCGCCAAGCTGGAGTCCCCGGTTGTGCAGCCCACTCAATCCTTCATGGAGGTCTACTCCTGCCCCTACTGCACCAACTCGCCCATCTTCGGCTCCATCCTGAAGCTCACCAAGCACATCAAGGAGAACCACAAGAACATTCCGCTCGCCCACAGCAAGAAGTCCAAGGCGGAGCAGAGCCCGGTCTCGTCCGACGTGGAGGTGGCCTCCCCCAAGCGGCAGCGGCTCTCGGCCAGCGCCAACTCCATCTCCAATGGCGAGTATCCCTGTAATCAGTGCGACCTCAAGTTCTCCAACTTCGAGAGCTTCCAGACCCACCTGAAGCTGCACCTGGAGCTGTTGCTGCGGAAGCAGGCGTGCCCCCAGTGCAAAGAGGACTTCGACTCCCAGGAGTCCCTCCTGCAGCACCTGACGGTGCACTACATGACCACGTCGACCCACTACGTGTGTGAGAGCTGCGACAAGCAGTTCTCCTCGGTGGACGACCTGCAGAAGCACCTGCTGGACATGCACACCTTCGTGCTGTACCACTGCACCCTGTGTCAGGAGGTCTTCGACTCCAAGGTGTCCATCCAGGTGCACCTGGCCGTGAAGCACAGCAACGAGAAGAAGATGTACCGCTGCACGGCCTGCAACTGGGACTTCCGCAAGGAGGCCGACCTGCAGGTGCATGTCAAACACAGCCACCTGGGCAACCCGGCCAAGGCGCACAAGTGCATCTTCTGCGGGGAGACCTTCAGCACCGAGGTGGAGCTGCAGTGCCACATCACCACGCACAGCAAGAAGTACAACTGCAAGTTCTGTAGCAAGGCCTTCCACGCCATCATCCTGCTGGAGAAGCACCTGCGGGAGAAGCACTGCGTGTTCGACGCCGCCCCTGAGAACGGCACGGCCAACGGAgtgccccccgccgccgccaagAAGGCGGAGCCCGCCGACCTGCAGGGCATGCTGCTCAAGAACCCCGAGGCGCCCAACAGCCACGAGGCCAGCGAGGATGACGTGGACGCGTCGGAGCCCATGTACGGCTGCGACATCTGCGGGGCGGCCTACACCATGGAGGTGCTGCTGCAAAACCACCGGCTGCGGGACCACAACATCCGGCCGGGGGAGGACGACGGCTCGCGCAAGAAGGCCGAGTTCATCAAGGGCAGCCACAAGTGCAACGTGTGCTCGCGGACTTTCTTCTCGGAGAACGGGCTCCGGGAGCACCTGCAGACGCACCGGGGCCCCGCCAAGCACTACATGTGCCCCATCTGTGGCGAGCGCTTCCCCTCCCTGCTGACGCTCACCGAGCACAAGGTGACCCACAGCAAGAGCCTGGACACCGGCACCTGCCGTATCTGCAAGATGCCCCTGCAGAGCGAGGAGGAGTTCATCGAGCACTGTCAGATGCACCCCGACCTGCGCAACTCGCTCACGGGCTTCCGCTGCGTGGTGTGCATGCAGACGGTCACCTCCACGCTCGAGCTCAAGATCCATGGCACCTTCCACATGCAGAAGCTGGCGGGCAGCTCGGCCGCATCCTCCCCCAACGGCCAGGGGCTGCAGAAGCTCTACAAGTGTGCCCTGTGCCTCAAGGAGTTCCGCAGCAAGCAGGACCTGGTGAAGCTCGACGTCAACGGGCTCCCCTACggcctctgtgctgggtgcaTGGCCCGCAGCGCCAACGGACAGGTGGGTGGCCTGGCCCCGCCCGAGCCCGCCGACCGGCCCTGCACCGGCCTCCGCTGTCCCGAGTGCAGCGTCAAATTCGAGAGTGCCGAGGACCTGGAGAGCCACGTGCAGGTGGACCACCGTGACCTCACGCCGGAGACCAGTGGGCCCCGGAAAGGCGCCCAGACGTCGCCAGTGCCCCGG aaaaagacatacCAGTGCATCAAGTGCCAGATGACCtttgagaacgagagagagatCCAAATCCATGTTGCCAACCACATGATTG